A region of Arabidopsis thaliana chromosome 5, partial sequence DNA encodes the following proteins:
- a CDS encoding uncharacterized protein (unknown protein; BEST Arabidopsis thaliana protein match is: unknown protein (TAIR:AT4G17960.1); Has 1807 Blast hits to 1807 proteins in 277 species: Archae - 0; Bacteria - 0; Metazoa - 736; Fungi - 347; Plants - 385; Viruses - 0; Other Eukaryotes - 339 (source: NCBI BLink).) yields MGFLKKLTGILGFGHNDGGGGHGAVRDEDGDGGDNNTGTVSGDGDKRREENQTRFRETGPRKGFGVPVQVAVERSNPGPILQPCAALDGGVQGLRWYSMRLKIDEDGDVADEFLEDQNCKTLPRKCKTKAAKVRGLVISSDGKLQPLMH; encoded by the exons ATGGGTTTTTTGAAGAAGTTAACGGGTATACTTGGTTTTGGTCATAacgatggtggtggtggtcaTGGAGCTGTGAGagatgaagatggtgatggtggAGATAACAACACTGGAACTGTTTCTGGTGATGGAGATAAACGTCGGGAAGAGAATCAGACGAGATTTCGTGAAACTGGACCAAGGAAAGGTTTTGGTGTACCGGTTCAAGTTGCTGTTGAACGGTCGAATCCTGGTCCTATTCTTCAGCCTTGTGCTGCTTTAGACGGTGGTGTTCAG GGACTACGTTGGTACTCGATGCGGCTTAAGATTGATGAAGACGGAGATGTTGCAGATGAGTTCTTAGAAGACCAAAACTGCAAGACTTTACCAAGAAAGTGCAAAACAAAAGCTGCAAAAGTGAGAGGTTTAGTGATATCTTCTGATGGGAAACTTCAGCCATTAATGCATTGA
- a CDS encoding Clathrin adaptor complexes medium subunit family protein (Clathrin adaptor complexes medium subunit family protein; INVOLVED IN: intracellular protein transport, transport, vesicle-mediated transport; LOCATED IN: clathrin vesicle coat, plasma membrane; EXPRESSED IN: 24 plant structures; EXPRESSED DURING: 15 growth stages; CONTAINS InterPro DOMAIN/s: Clathrin adaptor, mu subunit, conserved site (InterPro:IPR018240), Clathrin adaptor, mu subunit, C-terminal (InterPro:IPR008968), Clathrin adaptor, mu subunit (InterPro:IPR001392), Clathrin coat associated protein AP-50 (InterPro:IPR015629), Longin-like (InterPro:IPR011012); BEST Arabidopsis thaliana protein match is: Clathrin adaptor complexes medium subunit family protein (TAIR:AT1G60780.1); Has 1807 Blast hits to 1807 proteins in 277 species: Archae - 0; Bacteria - 0; Metazoa - 736; Fungi - 347; Plants - 385; Viruses - 0; Other Eukaryotes - 339 (source: NCBI BLink).): MPVAASAIYFLNLRGDVLINRTYRDDVGGNMVDAFRTHIMQTKELGNCPVRQIGGCSFVYMRISNVYIVIVVSSNANVACGFKFVVEAVALFKSYFGGAFDEDAIRNNFVLIYELLDEIMDFGYPQNLSPEILKLYITQEGVRSPFSSKPKDKPVPNATLQVTGAVGWRREGLAYKKNEVFLDIVESVNLLMSSKGNVLRCDVTGKVLMKCFLSGMPDLKLGLNDKIGLEKESEMKSRPAKSGKTIELDDVTFHQCVNLTRFNSEKTVSFVPPDGEFELMKYRITEGVNLPFRVLPTIKELGRTRMEVNVKVKSVFGAKMFALGVVVKIPVPKQTAKTNFQVTTGRAKYNPSIDCLVWKIRKFPGQTESTLSAEIELISTMGEKKSWTRPPIQMEFQVPMFTASGLRVRFLKVWEKSGYNTVEWVRYITKAGSYEIRC, translated from the exons ATGCCGGTGGCTGCTTCCGCCATCTATTTTCTGAATCTCCGTGGCGATGTACTCATAAATCGCACCTACCGAGATGACGTCGG GGGAAACATGGTGGATGCATTTCGTACGCATATAATGCAGACGAAAGAGTTAGGGAATTGTCCTGTGCGTCAGATTGGTGGCTGCTCCTTTGTTTATATGCGAATCAGCAATGTCTACATCGTCATTGTTGTCAGTAGCAATGCTAATGTTGCTTGTGGattcaaatttgttgttgag GCTGTAGCTTTGTTCAAATCATACTTTGGTGGAGCTTTTGATGAAGACGCTATTAGAAATAACTTTGTTCTGATTTATGAATTGTTGGATG AGATTATGGACTTTGGCTATCCACAAAATCTCTCAcctgaaattttaaaactttatatcaCTCAGGAAGGTGTACGGTCACCATTTTCATCGAAG CCAAAAGACAAACCTGTTCCAAATGCAACATTACAAGTTACAGGTGCTGTTGGTTGGAGAAGAGAGGGCCTTGCTTACAAAAAGAATGAG GTGTTTCTGGATATTGTGGAAAGTGTAAACCTTCTGATGTCCTCTAAAG GCAATGTTCTTCGGTGTGATGTGACGGGGAAGGTTTTAATGAAATGTTTCCTTTCGGGAATGCCTGATTTGAAGTTGGGGTTGAATGATAAAATTGGTCTTGAGAAGGAATCAGAAATGAAATCTCGCCCAGCTAAGAG TGGTAAAACCATTGAGCTTGATGATGTCACATTTCACCAGTGTGTGAACCTGACCAGATTCAACTCCGAGAAGACTGTTAGTTTTGTACCACCGGATGGAGAGTTTGAACTGATGAA GTATCGAATAACAGAGGGTGTAAATCTGCCTTTCCGTGTATTACCAACAATCAAAGAACTTGGTCGTACACGTATGGAAGTAAATGTCAAG GTCAAAAGTGTGTTTGGTGCTAAAATGTTTGCCCTTGGGGTCGTGGTTAAAATTCCAGTGCCAAAACAAACAGCCAAGACCAATTTCCAAGTGACAACTGGTCGCGCTAAATACAATCCATCAATCGATTGCTTGGTTTGGAA GATAAGAAAATTCCCAGGGCAAACAGAGTCCACGCTAAGTGCAGAAATTGAGTTGATCTCAACAATGGGAGAGAAGAAATCTTGGACAAGGCCACCGATCCAAATGGAATTTCAG GTGCCAATGTTCACAGCATCTGGTCTGCGAGTTCGTTTTCTCAAG GTTTGGGAGAAGAGCGGTTACAACACGGTCGAGTGGGTTCGATACATAACGAAAGCGGGATCTTACGAGATCAGATGCTGA
- a CDS encoding Clathrin adaptor complexes medium subunit family protein (Clathrin adaptor complexes medium subunit family protein; INVOLVED IN: intracellular protein transport, transport, vesicle-mediated transport; LOCATED IN: clathrin vesicle coat, plasma membrane; EXPRESSED IN: 24 plant structures; EXPRESSED DURING: 15 growth stages; CONTAINS InterPro DOMAIN/s: Clathrin adaptor, mu subunit, conserved site (InterPro:IPR018240), Clathrin adaptor, mu subunit, C-terminal (InterPro:IPR008968), Clathrin adaptor, mu subunit (InterPro:IPR001392), Clathrin coat associated protein AP-50 (InterPro:IPR015629), Longin-like (InterPro:IPR011012); BEST Arabidopsis thaliana protein match is: Clathrin adaptor complexes medium subunit family protein (TAIR:AT1G60780.1); Has 35333 Blast hits to 34131 proteins in 2444 species: Archae - 798; Bacteria - 22429; Metazoa - 974; Fungi - 991; Plants - 531; Viruses - 0; Other Eukaryotes - 9610 (source: NCBI BLink).): MPVAASAIYFLNLRGDVLINRTYRDDVGGNMVDAFRTHIMQTKELGNCPVRQIGGCSFVYMRISNVYIVIVVSSNANVACGFKFVVEAVALFKSYFGGAFDEDAIRNNFVLIYELLDEIMDFGYPQNLSPEILKLYITQEGVRSPFSSKPKDKPVPNATLQVTGAVGWRREGLAYKKNEVFLDIVESVNLLMSSKGNVLRCDVTGKVLMKCFLSGMPDLKLGLNDKIGLEKESEMKSRPAKSGKTIELDDVTFHQCVNLTRFNSEKTVSFVPPDGEFELMKYRITEGVNLPFRVLPTIKELGRTRMEVNVKVKSVFGAKMFALGVVVKIPVPKQTAKTNFQVTTGRAKYNPSIDCLVWKIRKFPGQTESTLSAEIELISTMGEKKSWTRPPIQMEFQVPMFTASGLRVRFLKVRIVIYAFESTILPKNAMLSSRISKPLCH; encoded by the exons ATGCCGGTGGCTGCTTCCGCCATCTATTTTCTGAATCTCCGTGGCGATGTACTCATAAATCGCACCTACCGAGATGACGTCGG GGGAAACATGGTGGATGCATTTCGTACGCATATAATGCAGACGAAAGAGTTAGGGAATTGTCCTGTGCGTCAGATTGGTGGCTGCTCCTTTGTTTATATGCGAATCAGCAATGTCTACATCGTCATTGTTGTCAGTAGCAATGCTAATGTTGCTTGTGGattcaaatttgttgttgag GCTGTAGCTTTGTTCAAATCATACTTTGGTGGAGCTTTTGATGAAGACGCTATTAGAAATAACTTTGTTCTGATTTATGAATTGTTGGATG AGATTATGGACTTTGGCTATCCACAAAATCTCTCAcctgaaattttaaaactttatatcaCTCAGGAAGGTGTACGGTCACCATTTTCATCGAAG CCAAAAGACAAACCTGTTCCAAATGCAACATTACAAGTTACAGGTGCTGTTGGTTGGAGAAGAGAGGGCCTTGCTTACAAAAAGAATGAG GTGTTTCTGGATATTGTGGAAAGTGTAAACCTTCTGATGTCCTCTAAAG GCAATGTTCTTCGGTGTGATGTGACGGGGAAGGTTTTAATGAAATGTTTCCTTTCGGGAATGCCTGATTTGAAGTTGGGGTTGAATGATAAAATTGGTCTTGAGAAGGAATCAGAAATGAAATCTCGCCCAGCTAAGAG TGGTAAAACCATTGAGCTTGATGATGTCACATTTCACCAGTGTGTGAACCTGACCAGATTCAACTCCGAGAAGACTGTTAGTTTTGTACCACCGGATGGAGAGTTTGAACTGATGAA GTATCGAATAACAGAGGGTGTAAATCTGCCTTTCCGTGTATTACCAACAATCAAAGAACTTGGTCGTACACGTATGGAAGTAAATGTCAAG GTCAAAAGTGTGTTTGGTGCTAAAATGTTTGCCCTTGGGGTCGTGGTTAAAATTCCAGTGCCAAAACAAACAGCCAAGACCAATTTCCAAGTGACAACTGGTCGCGCTAAATACAATCCATCAATCGATTGCTTGGTTTGGAA GATAAGAAAATTCCCAGGGCAAACAGAGTCCACGCTAAGTGCAGAAATTGAGTTGATCTCAACAATGGGAGAGAAGAAATCTTGGACAAGGCCACCGATCCAAATGGAATTTCAG GTGCCAATGTTCACAGCATCTGGTCTGCGAGTTCGTTTTCTCAAGGTACGCATTGTTATCTATGCTTTTGAAAGTACCATCCTTCCAAAAAATGCAATGCTAAGTAGCAGAATCTCTAAGCCATTGTGTCATTAA
- a CDS encoding AT hook motif DNA-binding family protein (AT hook motif DNA-binding family protein; FUNCTIONS IN: DNA binding; EXPRESSED IN: 19 plant structures; EXPRESSED DURING: 6 growth stages; CONTAINS InterPro DOMAIN/s: Protein of unknown function DUF296 (InterPro:IPR005175), AT hook, DNA-binding motif (InterPro:IPR017956); BEST Arabidopsis thaliana protein match is: AT hook motif DNA-binding family protein (TAIR:AT4G17950.1); Has 1807 Blast hits to 1807 proteins in 277 species: Archae - 0; Bacteria - 0; Metazoa - 736; Fungi - 347; Plants - 385; Viruses - 0; Other Eukaryotes - 339 (source: NCBI BLink).), with the protein MDSRDIPPSHNQLQPPPGMLMSHYRNPNAAASPLMVPTSTSQPIQHPRLPFGNQQQSQTFHQQQQQQMDQKTLESLGFGDGSPSSQPMRFGIDDQNQQLQVKKKRGRPRKYTPDGSIALGLAPTSPLLSAASNSYGEGGVGDSGGNGNSVDPPVKRNRGRPPGSSKKQLDALGGTSGVGFTPHVIEVNTGEDIASKVMAFSDQGSRTICILSASGAVSRVMLRQASHSSGIVTYEGRFEIITLSGSVLNYEVNGSTNRSGNLSVALAGPDGGIVGGSVVGNLVAATQVQVIVGSFVAEAKKPKQSSVNIARGQNPEPASAPANMLNFGSVSQGPSSESSEENESGSPAMHRDNNNGIYGAQQQQQQQPLHPHQMQMYQHLWSNHGQ; encoded by the exons ATGGATTCCAGAGACATCCCACCGTCACATAACCAGCTTCAACCACCACCGGGAATGTTAATGTCTCATTACCGTAACCCTAACGCCGCCGCTTCACCATTAATGGTTCCCACTTCCACATCTCAACCGATTCAACACCCTCGTCTTCCTTTTGGCAATCAACAACAATCTCAAACGTTTcatcagcagcaacaacaacaaatggATCAGAAGACTCTTGAATCTCTTGGATTTGGTGATGGATCACCTTCTTCTCAACCGATGCGATTCGGGATCGATGATCAGAATCAGCAACtgcaagtgaagaagaagcgagGAAGGCCGAGAAAGTATACTCCTGATGGTAGCATTGCTTTAGGTTTAGCTCCTACgtctcctcttctctctgcAGCTTCTAATTCTTACGGTGAGGGTGGTGTTGGAGATAGTGGTGGAAATGGAAACTCTGTTGATCCACCTGTTAAACGTAACAGAGGAAGGCCTCCTGGTTCTAGTAAGAAACAGCTTGATGCTTTAG GAGGAACTTCAGGAGTTGGGTTTACACCTCATGTCATTGAAGTGAACACAGGAGAG GACATAGCGTCAAAGGTGATGGCTTTTTCGGATCAAGGGTCAAGAACAATTTGTATTCTCTCTGCAAGTGGTGCAGTTTCTAGAGTGATGCTTCGTCAAGCTTCTCATTCTAGTGGAATCGTTACTTATGAG GGACGATTTGAGATCATTACTCTCTCAGGCTCAGTCTTGAATTATGAGGTAAATGGTTCCACCAACAGAAGTGGTAACTTGAGTGTGGCTTTGGCTGGACCTGATGGCGGCATCGTAGGTGGCAGTGTAGTTGGTAATCTAGTAGCTGCAACACAAGTCCAG GTGATAGTGGGAAGCTTTGTTGCAGAAGCAAAGAAACCGAAACAAAGTAGTGTTAACATTGCTCGGGGGCAGAATCCTGAACCGGCTTCAGCGCCGGCTAACATGTTGAACTTTGGATCAGTCTCTCAAGGACCATCGAGCGAGTCATCAGAAGAGAATGAGAGCGGTTCTCCTGCAATGCACCGTGACAATAATAATGGGATATATGGagctcaacaacaacaacaacaacaacctcttcatcctcatcaGATGCAAATGTACCAACATCTTTGGTCTAATCATGGTCAATAA
- a CDS encoding RING/U-box superfamily protein (RING/U-box superfamily protein; FUNCTIONS IN: zinc ion binding; CONTAINS InterPro DOMAIN/s: Zinc finger, RING-type (InterPro:IPR001841), Zinc finger, C3HC4 RING-type (InterPro:IPR018957); BEST Arabidopsis thaliana protein match is: RING/U-box superfamily protein (TAIR:AT4G17920.1); Has 1807 Blast hits to 1807 proteins in 277 species: Archae - 0; Bacteria - 0; Metazoa - 736; Fungi - 347; Plants - 385; Viruses - 0; Other Eukaryotes - 339 (source: NCBI BLink).), translated as MPIAKPINQNTTVPYPPQHYSKPPLVIILTVILLVVFFIGFFAIYFCKCFYHTLTEAWNHHYHNGLPENQIQAQQEPVQPPVNPGLEPHIIQSYPLFPFSSVKDLREDKYGLECAICLLEFEEEHILLRLLTTCYHVFHQECIDQWLESNKTCPVCRRNLDPNAPENIKELIIEVIQENAHENRDQEQTSTSNEVMLSRQSSGNNERKIETLPDKFSRSKTTGHSIVRNKPEEEDRYTLRLPDHVKIKVTRRHNNNQTESCISFGELVRNREGRFGEVSGQSLVPESGS; from the coding sequence ATGCCGATAGCGAAACCGATCAACCAAAACACTACTGTTCCATATCCACCACAACATTACAGTAAACCGCCTCTAGTCATAATCCTAACCGTGATCCTCCTCGTCGTCTTTTTCATCGGTTTTTTCGCTATCTATTTCTGTAAATGTTTCTACCACACTCTCACCGAAGCTTGGAACCACCATTACCACAACGGATTGCCCGAAAATCAAATCCAAGCACAACAAGAACCCGTTCAACCACCGGTTAACCCTGGTCTAGAGCCACACATCATCCAATCCTACcctttgtttccattctcatCCGTCAAAGATCTCAGGGAAGACAAATACGGTCTCGAATGCGCGATTTGTCTACTTGAATTCGAAGAAGAACACATCCTCCTACGACTCTTGACAACTTGTTACCATGTTTTTCATCAAGAATGCATCGATCAATGGCTTGAATCTAACAAAACATGCCCTGTATGTCGTCGGAATTTAGATCCAAACGCGCCAGAAAACATCAAAGAGTTGATCATCGAAGTCATACAAGAAAACGCACATGAAAATCGCGATCAGGAACAAACGTCAACATCAAACGAGGTTATGTTGTCGAGACAAAGTAGTGGTAACAACGAGAGAAAGATTGAGACGTTACCGGATAAATTCTCGAGATCGAAAACGACAGGTCATTCAATTGTGAGGAATAAaccggaggaagaagatcGGTATACTTTGAGGTTACCGGATCATGTTAAGATTAAGGTTACGAGAAGACACAACAATAATCAAACAGAGAGTTGTATTTCATTTGGTGAGCTTGTTAGAAACAGAGAAGGCCGGTTTGGTGAAGTTTCTGGTCAATCACTTGTACCGGAATCAGGAAGTTAA
- a CDS encoding protein kinase C-like zinc finger protein (protein kinase C-like zinc finger protein; FUNCTIONS IN: zinc ion binding; LOCATED IN: cellular_component unknown; CONTAINS InterPro DOMAIN/s: Zinc finger, PHD-type (InterPro:IPR001965), C1-like (InterPro:IPR011424); BEST Arabidopsis thaliana protein match is: Cysteine/Histidine-rich C1 domain family protein (TAIR:AT4G10370.1); Has 1807 Blast hits to 1807 proteins in 277 species: Archae - 0; Bacteria - 0; Metazoa - 736; Fungi - 347; Plants - 385; Viruses - 0; Other Eukaryotes - 339 (source: NCBI BLink).), with translation MSSVGVFLKEEIDGKPFLVFTLAQTKNLTSSSGALAINSGSDNLPLQPLFFCPASRINFQNLNLTEEDKEKFRPFNSSPHFPNTRSGDQQGGSLLDCDQHGICKLPVVPLFWCNNKSPSSDEFMCGACEKIVLSTNYFACLQCQKNFHKECVQSPLEIKHPSHPFHSLRLYSYLKDFKTCFCCKVFNSMVMLYHCTTWDLSMHTVCAMRSIPFVVDHPKSHLHPLTFFPAQASLICSFCATIKKLDPTYICIECVFVIHEHCMGFPHVIRISRHNHRISFTSSLPSGNLFCRACHQQVDNDYGAY, from the coding sequence ATGAGTTCTGTGGGTGTATTTCTTAAGGAGGAAATTGATGGAAAACCTTTTTTGGTATTCACATtagcacaaacaaaaaaccttACCTCTTCTAGTGGAGCACTAGCCATAAATTCTGGTAGCGACAACCTCCCTCTTCAACCTCTTTTTTTCTGCCCTGCTTCCCGTATCAATTTTCAGAACCTCAACCTTACGGAGGAGGATAAGGAGAAGTTTCGGCCATTTAATTCTTCTCCTCATTTCCCAAACACAAGAAGCGGTGATCAGCAAGGCGGATCTTTGCTTGATTGCGACCAACATGGTATATGTAAGCTCCCTGTAGTCCCTCTCTTTTGGTGCAACAATAAAAGTCCTAGTTCTGACGAATTCATGTGCGGTGCATGCGAAAAAATAGTGCTCAGCACAAACTATTTTGCATGTCTCCAGTGTCAAAAAAATTTCCATAAAGAATGCGTCCAGTCTCCACTTGAGATCAAACACCCTTCCCACCCCTTTCACTCTCTTCGACTTTATAGTTACCTAAAAGATTTCAAGACATGCTTTTGTTGTAAAGTTTTTAACAGTATGGTCATGCTTTATCATTGTACCACCTGGGATTTGAGTATGCATACAGTATGTGCGATGAGATCAATACCCTTTGTTGTCGACCatccaaaaagccatttacATCCTCTTACCTTTTTTCCCGCACAAGCTTCTTTAATTTGCAGTTTCTGTGCAACGATTAAGAAGCTTGATCCCACATACATCTGTATCGAATGTGTCTTCGTGATCCATGAACACTGTATGGGTTTCCCACATGTCATAAGAATATCCCGTCACAACCACCGTATCTCTTTtacctcttctcttccatccGGAAATCTGTTTTGCAGAGCTTGTCATCAACAAGTTGACAACGATTATGGTGCTTACTGA
- a CDS encoding Cysteine/Histidine-rich C1 domain family protein (Cysteine/Histidine-rich C1 domain family protein; FUNCTIONS IN: zinc ion binding; INVOLVED IN: biological_process unknown; LOCATED IN: cellular_component unknown; CONTAINS InterPro DOMAIN/s: Zinc finger, RING-type (InterPro:IPR001841), C1-like (InterPro:IPR011424); BEST Arabidopsis thaliana protein match is: Cysteine/Histidine-rich C1 domain family protein (TAIR:AT5G55780.1); Has 1807 Blast hits to 1807 proteins in 277 species: Archae - 0; Bacteria - 0; Metazoa - 736; Fungi - 347; Plants - 385; Viruses - 0; Other Eukaryotes - 339 (source: NCBI BLink).): protein MIDDGEPFERIAEGIILHPFHSHQLQLEIFRDYDEKKYCRGCALPIYEGQFYSCMELECHYILHKSCAEAPRMKRYPLFPHPLTLKVATTHDSGRGHFCCSECGRDGNGFFYEYRKEQKIFRLDLRCASIMEPYEYQGHQHPLFLPWYTEEKTPCQVCKYKSYNSKLICMECDYSICLRCATFPYKARYKHDSHFLTICDGKEANDQPDWCEVCECKIEDVKKPGYNKNMQNVEKRFYKCNDCCTTLHIDCLFGGDMYMKPGETEYDYLSFGVYSFEDRDYNWIDVRALLNSSLSRPICVQCMCRCPFPIFFKLKGNGRIYCSVYCLGFARL, encoded by the coding sequence atgaTAGATGATGGTGAGCCGTTCGAGAGGATAGCTGAAGGAATAATACTCCATCCTTTTCATAGTCACCAACTACAACTTGAGATCTTCAGAGATTACGACGAAAAGAAGTATTGTCGAGGGTGTGCGCTTCCAATCTACGAAGGTCAATTCTATTCATGCATGGAATTGGAATGCCACTATATCCTCCATAAAAGCTGTGCAGAAGCTCCACGTATGAAACGGTATCCCTTATTTCCACATCCACTTACACTAAAAGTTGCCACCACACATGATAGTGGCAGAGGTCACTTTTGTTGTAGTGAATGTGGGCGTGATGGCAATGGCTTTTTCTATGAGTATCGTAAAGAGCAAAAAATATTCCGGCTAGACTTACGGTGTGCCTCCATTATGGAACCGTATGAATATCAAGGCCACCAACATCCCTTATTCCTACCTTGGTACACAGAGGAAAAGACACCATGTCAAGTGTGCAAATACAAAAGCTACAACTCAAAGTTAATTTGCATGGAATGCGATTATTCTATATGTCTCCGTTGTGCTACCTTCCCATACAAGGCAAGGTATAAGCATGACAGTCATTTTCTCACAATCTGTGATGGGAAAGAGGCAAATGATCAACCAGACTGGTGTGAGGTGTGCGAATGCAAAATAGAAGATGTAAAGAAGCCTGGATATAATAAGAATATGCAAAATGTGGAAAAACGATTTTATAAATGCAATGACTGCTGCACCACTCTTCATATTGATTGTTTATTTGGGGGAGACATGTACATGAAGCCCGGTGAAACAGAATATGACTACCTCTCCTTTGGCGTGTACTCATTCGAAGATCGAGATTACAATTGGATAGATGTTAGGGCTCTTCTTAACAGTTCCCTCTCCCGACCAATTTGCGTTCAATGCATGTGCCGTTGTCCATTCCCAATATTTTTCAAGTTGAAAGGTAACGGCAGAATATACTGTTCTGTGTATTGTCTTGGGTTTGCACGGTTATGA